TGGTCATGGTGGCGCCGATGGTCGCGATGACGATCATGCGCCTGGTGCCCTTCCTGCAACAACGGAGAACCCAGCGCGCCGGGCGCACCGGGCGGGCCGGTGGAGGCCGATGGCACGCTCGCCGGCGCCGCCGGGGCGGCCGACCGGGTTGGAGGCGCGGAGAGCCGGACCCTGCCACGATGCTGCTGGCCGTCGCCGCGCGCTCCAGCATGTCTCAGTCCGTCCATGGCCCCCAGGCCGAGGGCTCGACGACGCCTGCCTCCGCCGGTCAGGAGAACCTGGCCGCATGGAGTGCCGGGCGACGACGACGCTGCGTCCTGTCGCTCTGCGACGGTGAGAGCCTGGCCCTGGTGGGCAGGGGCGCGGGCAGTGCGCTCAGATGGTGGTGCGCCCAGCTCCTGGCCCGCGATGAGGTCCGGTTGACCATACTGGATGTCCCACCGGGTGCCCCGTCGGATGAACGCGCCGGCTATCGGGGCGGTGTGGAGCGTGAGGAGACAGGCGACCGGCTGGGGGTCCGCCTCTCCTGGGGCCCGCAGGCCCACCCTCGCTGCGCGCAGATAGTGACCTGCTCTCATGACGGGGTCCCACCCCAGGCGCTGAGCACGCGGCCCGCTCCGGATGGGGCGCCGTCGTGCTCACCGACCTGGTGGGGGGCGGTTTGTCACCTGAGCCGCTCCCGGATCAGGTCACCACGCGGGTCCTCGTCCCAGGCCGAAGGCATTCCCGATCTGGTCCCCCTCAGCACGGTCATGGACGACTTCGACGCCCACGAGCTGCAGGCACGGTGGGAGGATCAGACGCACTCGCCGGCCCGGGGCGCGCAGGCGCTGTCGGCAGTGCTCGGAGTGGGAGTACGAGGACCGGTGCGTGCCGACCTGGTGGCGGACGGTCCACACGCCCTGCTGGCCGGGACCACGGGCTCAGGCAAGTCCGAGCTGCTCATCTCGTGGCTGGTGCAGCTGGCGCTGAGCCGAGCGCCGGATCGCCTCACCCTGGTCCTCGTCGACTACAAGGGCGGCGCCGCCTTCGGCCCTCTGGCCGGCCTGCCGCACACGGCCGGGGTGCTGACGGATCTGGATCCCGCCGGCACCCAGCGAGCCCTGTCCTCCTTGGAGGCCGAGGTGCGCCGCCGCGAGCGGATCCTGGCCGCACACGGCGCCAAGGACCTGTCCTGCCTGCCACCGCAGGTTGTCGTGCCCGATCTGGTGGTAGCGGTGGACGAGTTCGCCACCTTGGCCGGCGAGCACGCAGAGGTCCTGGAGTCCCTGGTGCGTATCGCCGCCCAAGGGCGCAGCCTGGGAATCCACCTCATTCTGGCCACGCAGCGCCCTCAGGGGGCAATATCCCCGGCGATTCGGGCCAACACCTCCTTACGAGTGTGCCTGCGGGTGCTCGACGCCGCTGACTCCCGGGACGTCCTGGGACACGACGGGGCCGCCCGGCTCGGTCATCATCCCGGCAGGGTCCTGGTCAGTGGCGCCGGCGGCGCTCAAGACAGCGCCGCTGACCGGCAAGGTCTCGGCGACGGGGCCAGTGGTTCTCCCGACCCTGGCAGTCAGGTGCTTCAGGCCCCCTGGTGCGGCTCGGCGAGTGAGGTTCAGGGGATCGTCGACCTCATCTCACGGGCAGCCGAGGGTCACGCCGCCCCGTGGCGTCCCTGGGCGCCGGCCCTGCCCACCTCGATCAGCGCGGCCGGGGCACTCGAGCTGGTTCGGCTCCGAGGCCCCCAGGCACCGGGTGAGCGTGAGGAGCAGGAGCCGCTGGTCACGGCCGACCCTGCCGACCACGCTCCACTGTCCGGGCACGACGATGACCGTCTTCTCCTGGCCGTGACCGACCTTCCTCGCCGGCAGAGCCTGGGGGTGTGGCAGTGGCGGGTCACTCGCCCGCTGCTGGTCCTCGGGGCCCCGAGGTCGGGGCGCTCCACTCTCGTTGCCTCCGCAGCGACGGCGGCGCTGGGCTCGGGCAGAGGGGTGCACCTGTGCGGCTTCGCTCCCACAACCACTATCGCCTCCGGCCAGACCACGGACATGGCCTGCTCCGTGCGCGGGCTCCTCAGCCACCCCGGGCTGGGCACCGTGGTCGGTACGGAGGACCCGCGACGTCTGACCCGGCTGTGGGGACTCGCCGCCAGCGGACACCTCGGCGGGGACCTATTGTGCCTCGACAACGTCGACGCTCTCGTCCCGACCATTGATGAGGTGCTGGGACCCGGCCAGGGCAACGCCCTGTTGGAGGCCGTCATCCGTACCGCCTCCGCGACGGGCACTCCCCTGCTGCTGACCGCCCCCTTGGCAGCCTCCACCTCCCGATGGGCCGCCTCCATGGGGCTCAGGCTGGTTCTCGGTGCGGCCACCGGCACGCAGGCCGCTCTCGCTGGTCTTCCACGCGGGGTGGTCACCGGCGGCGCCCCGGGGCGCGGCGTCATCCTGGACGGGGCGACGACAACCGCCTGCCAGATCGTGCTCCGTGAGGACTGCCCGGGATCCGCCTGCGAGCGCAACGTCGGCCACGCGCTACGACTCGAACCACTGCCGACCCGGCCCACCTGGGAGGACGTCCCGGAGGGCACCTGGGCTGTGGGAGGAGACGCGGCGGCACCGGTCACGCTTCCGGCTCACACCAGCGTCCTGGTCGCCGGGCCTCCCGGCTCGGGGCGCTCCACGGCGCTGCGGGCACTGGCCCAGGCGATGGCCTCCGACCCCCTCGTCGTTGACGACCTGGACCTGGCGGACATCGCCACCGCCACTCAGGTGGAGGCCGCGCTGGCGCGCTCCGAGGTGGTCCTGGCCTCCGCCTCGACGGAGAAGGTCGCCACGACCTTCCGCGGCGCGATCTCCACGATGCGTGAGCGTGAGGCGCTCGTCGTGCTGTGGCCCGGCATGCGCCCTGCCGATCAGGCCGCCGGCATCTCCTTGCGGACGGTCACCGACCCCAGAGCGATGACGCTGCCCGGTCGTGGGGCACTCGTCTATCGCGGAACGTGCCTGCCCATTCAGATCGTGCTACCCCGGCCCGAAGACAATGATCGTCCTATTGAACACCCTGTTTAACAGGCATTCTCAATGAAGGAAAGTGGTGTTATCTGAGTACCTCAGCATCCTGTGAGGATCACGACAGGGTATCGGCACAGGTCTCATGATCGAGGTCTTGCCCACCGCCCCCCGTCGTGTGAAAGTTGTTCTCGGACGCGGCCGCCGTTCCCTGACAAGCTGGGTCGGCGCCAACCGCATGACCGATGACCTTGTAGGGGGCCCTTATGGACTGGCGCAGCCAAGCCGCATGTCTCACCGTTGACCCGGAGCTCTTCTTCCCCGTGGGGAACACAGGTCCCGCCATTGCCCAGATCGCCAAGGCAAAAGAGGTGTGCGGCCGCTGCGAGGTGGTGGACACCTGCCTGAAGTGGGCACTGGAGAACGGCCAGGACGCCGGCGTCTGGGGAGGCATGAGCGAGGACGAGCGCCGTTCTCTCAAGCGCCGGGCGGCCAGGGCCCGCCGGTCCTCCTGAAAACTGATCGAGTTCTTGACACTGCGGTGTTCGCACGCTTAATCGTGCGAACACCGTTTTGTTGATCCAGTGGTTCTCTACAGCGGGAAAAGGAAAGGTCAGGCTTCAGCCCTGGCAGCCCTCTGGTGAAGGCGGGCATGAATGACGACGTCGGTGCCCCCTCCACTCAGAGGCTCCCAGTCAATGACCCCGCGCAGTTCCCCGCGCACAAGCGTGGTGACGATCCGTGTTCCCAGTCCGGTCATGAGGGTGTCCGGCGCCAGGCCCGCACCGTTGTCCATCACGTGGACCTCGAGCCGGTCCTCGTCACGGTGGGCCGTGACCGTCACGCGGCCGTCGCGGCCATCGAGGCCGTGCTCGACGGCGTTGGTCACGAGCTCGGCCAGCACCGTGGCCAGCGCCTGCGCCGTGTCAGCGTCGACCACTCCGAAGGAGCCCTCCAGCTTGGTGCTGACCTCGCCCGTGGGCGTGGCCACGACCGCGGCCATGCGCAGGATGGAGGAGAAGACCTCGTCGAAGTCCACATGCTCATTGACGTTGTGGCTCAAAGCGTCGTGGACGGTGGCAATGGTGGTCACCCGGCGCTCGGCCTCGGACAGAGCCTGGCGGGTCTCCTCGTTCGAGGCACGGCGGGCCTGCATACGCAGCAGCGCCGAGACGGTCTGCAGGTTGTTCTTGACCCGGTGGTGGACCTCCCGGATGGTGGCGTCCTTGTTGAGCAGGACCTGCTCGCGCCGACGCACCTCGGTGACGTCGCGCACCAGGAGCACTGCCCCGGAACGGCGCCCCTTGCGCGCCAGGGGGATGGAGCGCACAGACAGGAACACTCCCCCGACCTCGACCTCGGTGAGCCAGGCCTGCCTCCCCATGAGGACCACGGCCAGCGTCTCATCGACGGGGGTACGGGCGGGAATGATCGAGGTGACGGCCTCGGCCAGCAGGATCCCCTCCAGCTCGCCCTCGATGCCCAGGCGGTGGAAGCAGGAGCGCCCGTTGGGGCTGACGTAGACGATCCGCCCCTCCTCGTCCAGACGCAGGACGCCGTCGGCCACGCGCGGCGTACCGTGGCGGATCGTGGTGCCGGCGCCCTGGATGGGGAAGTCGCCCGAGGCGGTCATCTGGCACAGGACCTCGGCGATCTCCTCCATCTCCCGCTCAACGATGCGCCCGCCCCGGATAACGCCCACCGAGGTCTCCCGAGTCACGACGGCGATCGGCGTACCGGCGTGAACGACCGGGATGTACTCCTCCTGGACCGCGGCGGTACCGGTCCAGTAGGGCTCGGCCGCGTCCTGGATCTGGGCGGTGGACAGTGATTCCATGGCCATGGCCTCACGCGAGGCCGGCATGCGCCGCCCGACGACGTCCTCGAGGTGGACGGTGGTTCCCCCCGAGGGGCGGGTGTGGCCCGCGGCGATGAAGCGCCCCGCACGGGTACGCACCCACAGGACCAGGTCGGAGGTGGATAGGTCCGCAATCAGCTGCCAGTCGGCCACCAGCTGGTGGATCCAGTCGAGGTCGGCCTCGGCGAGGTCGACTGCGTCTCTCAGGGCGCTAGGCAGAAGATTAGGCACCTCTCAAGGTTATCGGCAGTGAGCGGAACCGGCTCGTTGAGCCGGCTAATTGCCAAGCAGGACACATGTTCGGGAACTGAGCGATCCCGCATTCAACCGCACGAGCGCGCCTTGGCCTCCGTCCCCGCGGAGGTCGGAACATGCCCCGGACCGGCGAAACATGACAGGATCGCACCATGAGGAAGACCATCACCATCACCTATCCCGCATCTCCGGCACGCACCGCGCAGATGCTCGCCGACCCCGCCTACCAGGAGGCGCGGGTCTCACGGGCCGGGCTCGACAACGCCTCGGTGGACGTCGCCCAGCGAGGCCAGGGCTTCGTGGCCACCATCGCCGGAAGCATCCAGCCCTCCCAGCTGCCCTCGGTCGCCTCACGGTTCGTGCGCTCGGCGGTGTCCTTCTCCGTAGCCGAGTCCTGGGGCGAGCCGAAGGATGACGGCTCACGCTCCGGCGGCTACGACGTGAAGGTCAAGAACGCCCCGGTCAAGGTCAGTGCCACCTCCACCATGGCTCCCGCCGCGGAGTCCGCCGGTGAGGCCACCACCGTCACCGTCGACGTCGACCTCAAGGTCACTGTGCCACTGGTCGGCAAGACCATCGAGGAGAAGGCCATGGGCATGGTGGGCCGCGTCGTCGCCGATGAGGAGAGCCGGGCCACCGCCTGGCTCGCCGAGCACTGACCCACGTCTTCATCACGCCCCGATCACTCACGGAT
This region of Actinomyces oris genomic DNA includes:
- a CDS encoding FtsK/SpoIIIE domain-containing protein → MSSTADVLDLHSFLPGEASSSLFRRSAGEAAADAALAAVAGPWHLAVLDGPDLGLVMAVRDGALLGRGEVLSDPLVSRRHLRLRLHGGRVLAQDCGSANGSYRYWHLGLWLRVRREMRMKEGTLLRLGNSVLELRRRPFDLVVVAPTTSGSSTAWLMAGSLVCVLVMAGSAVIALRTGSRGAMGMVMVAPMVAMTIMRLVPFLQQRRTQRAGRTGRAGGGRWHARRRRRGGRPGWRRGEPDPATMLLAVAARSSMSQSVHGPQAEGSTTPASAGQENLAAWSAGRRRRCVLSLCDGESLALVGRGAGSALRWWCAQLLARDEVRLTILDVPPGAPSDERAGYRGGVEREETGDRLGVRLSWGPQAHPRCAQIVTCSHDGVPPQALSTRPAPDGAPSCSPTWWGAVCHLSRSRIRSPRGSSSQAEGIPDLVPLSTVMDDFDAHELQARWEDQTHSPARGAQALSAVLGVGVRGPVRADLVADGPHALLAGTTGSGKSELLISWLVQLALSRAPDRLTLVLVDYKGGAAFGPLAGLPHTAGVLTDLDPAGTQRALSSLEAEVRRRERILAAHGAKDLSCLPPQVVVPDLVVAVDEFATLAGEHAEVLESLVRIAAQGRSLGIHLILATQRPQGAISPAIRANTSLRVCLRVLDAADSRDVLGHDGAARLGHHPGRVLVSGAGGAQDSAADRQGLGDGASGSPDPGSQVLQAPWCGSASEVQGIVDLISRAAEGHAAPWRPWAPALPTSISAAGALELVRLRGPQAPGEREEQEPLVTADPADHAPLSGHDDDRLLLAVTDLPRRQSLGVWQWRVTRPLLVLGAPRSGRSTLVASAATAALGSGRGVHLCGFAPTTTIASGQTTDMACSVRGLLSHPGLGTVVGTEDPRRLTRLWGLAASGHLGGDLLCLDNVDALVPTIDEVLGPGQGNALLEAVIRTASATGTPLLLTAPLAASTSRWAASMGLRLVLGAATGTQAALAGLPRGVVTGGAPGRGVILDGATTTACQIVLREDCPGSACERNVGHALRLEPLPTRPTWEDVPEGTWAVGGDAAAPVTLPAHTSVLVAGPPGSGRSTALRALAQAMASDPLVVDDLDLADIATATQVEAALARSEVVLASASTEKVATTFRGAISTMREREALVVLWPGMRPADQAAGISLRTVTDPRAMTLPGRGALVYRGTCLPIQIVLPRPEDNDRPIEHPV
- a CDS encoding sensor histidine kinase is translated as MPNLLPSALRDAVDLAEADLDWIHQLVADWQLIADLSTSDLVLWVRTRAGRFIAAGHTRPSGGTTVHLEDVVGRRMPASREAMAMESLSTAQIQDAAEPYWTGTAAVQEEYIPVVHAGTPIAVVTRETSVGVIRGGRIVEREMEEIAEVLCQMTASGDFPIQGAGTTIRHGTPRVADGVLRLDEEGRIVYVSPNGRSCFHRLGIEGELEGILLAEAVTSIIPARTPVDETLAVVLMGRQAWLTEVEVGGVFLSVRSIPLARKGRRSGAVLLVRDVTEVRRREQVLLNKDATIREVHHRVKNNLQTVSALLRMQARRASNEETRQALSEAERRVTTIATVHDALSHNVNEHVDFDEVFSSILRMAAVVATPTGEVSTKLEGSFGVVDADTAQALATVLAELVTNAVEHGLDGRDGRVTVTAHRDEDRLEVHVMDNGAGLAPDTLMTGLGTRIVTTLVRGELRGVIDWEPLSGGGTDVVIHARLHQRAARAEA
- a CDS encoding DUF2505 domain-containing protein; the protein is MRKTITITYPASPARTAQMLADPAYQEARVSRAGLDNASVDVAQRGQGFVATIAGSIQPSQLPSVASRFVRSAVSFSVAESWGEPKDDGSRSGGYDVKVKNAPVKVSATSTMAPAAESAGEATTVTVDVDLKVTVPLVGKTIEEKAMGMVGRVVADEESRATAWLAEH
- a CDS encoding WhiB family transcriptional regulator — its product is MDWRSQAACLTVDPELFFPVGNTGPAIAQIAKAKEVCGRCEVVDTCLKWALENGQDAGVWGGMSEDERRSLKRRAARARRSS